The genomic stretch cctcctgctggaAGGACAGCTGTGCTGTGATTCTGCTCCTGCTGCATGCAGCTAAATAAAAGGTGTTCCCAGCCCAACCTGTGCCCTGTGGTTTCTGAGGGGGAAAGGCAAGTTTCATGGGAAGCcctgccctggggggtgggggggaatatCTGGGTAGCCCTTGTATGCATCTCACTGCAGGCACCAGTTACCGCTTACTTACTTGGCCAAGAGTTTTACTGACATTAGATGAAGCCCCAGCATTTAGAATAGTATGCGGCACACAGTTGGTGCTTAATGTACTGTTTATCTCAGTAGCAAACTAGATTAGGGCCTCAGCCTTGGCAGGGACACCACTCACTAGCAGTATGGTAAACCAGTTAGTAAAAGACCCCTTTAGGGGAGATGCAGCCCTGACGAGTTAACAGGATGGCCTGGGCCAGGCACCCTGGCgcagtgcacagcctgcacaACCCTTTGTGGTTGCCTTAAGTAGGTGCttgataattatttgttgaatgaagaaaggaattaataaatttaatCCCGACATAAACGCAGGGAGGTTTTTACTTTTGAGTAGATTGAGGCCTACGCGAAGCCACTCCCTAGTGAAGGTGAAAGCCATGCTCCAGCCCAGAGTTCCAGCAATCACCCTCTGCGGCGAGCCCCACCTCCCTCTATACCGGAAGGAACGGGTAAAGAGGTCTCAGGGTGACCCGCGCACAGGTGGACGCTTGGTTAGGAGAAAGCTCGGACTTCCCTGAGGGAGGAGAAAGCAAAGGGAAGACGTGGGATCCGGCTGCCGGGCCGCCCACCACCTGGAGGAGAAGAGAGCTTAAGGCTCCGAGGTCCGGAGGGTCCGCAGCGCCGCGGAGGCACCGACGACCCCAGGGTTCCCTTCCCTTGGCTGCGGAAGGAGCGGGCGTCGGGCCGGACGGCGTGGGGCGGGGCGAGGCGGTGGGCGCGGCCCCGGGACCCGAGGGGGGCGGTCCGAGCGCGGCGCGTGACgcgagggcggggcggggcgagaGCAGACGGCGCAGCGGAGGGCGAAGGGTCCAGGCAGACCCGGAGCTCAGGTCCGGCGGGGCGTCCCGCCCCGCGTCCAGGTCGCAGTCCAGCCCGGGGGACGGGCGTGGGACAGGCGCGGGTAGGGCTTGGGTGTCCGGGACCCCCCGGGgtagggggggagaggaggaagggaagggaggggctgggggcggggcattAACTGAGCCGGCGACGCAGTCTCGAGCGGGCGGGGACTCCGGGGAccgcggggcggggggcggggcggcggtgGGGGCGACGCGAGGCGGAGGGGCAGCGTGGGGCGCTGTCGCCCAGGTCTGGTCACGAGCCGGGCCGGATCCCGCGCCGCCCGGTCCTGGCTCCGGCTCCGGGCCGTGCCGCCTGGGAGCGACACCCTGCCCGGGGCCGATCTGGGACCTCCCGGCAGTACCATGCCGGCGGGGGCCCGGGACCGGCCCCAAACTTTCCCAAGCCTCAGCTTCTGCTTTCGAGAAGTTGGCATGCTAACAGTACCTGGAGGGGGTGTTAAGAAGGTCGCGACTCGGGCTGGGGACGTGAGAAGCACAGGGTGCCCCGGGGTGGCTTCGCCTCCTGCCCCAGTCAGGCCTCGCCGGAGACCCTTGAAGTATAGAAACTAAGGGAGCGGGTGCGGGTGATAACGTTCAACCGGAGCCAGAGACCAGACTCTGGACGCCTGGGTGAGGAGCTATTCGTACCTAAGTCTCCTCTAACTCCGACCCAGCGACTTTTATTTGGCCTAGACAGTGCCTTTAGaagttgccaacatttaaaaattgacagGTGTCGTATTTTCAAAATCGTTTAGAGTTGCTTCTGAAAAATCGGAAAACCACACGCAGTTTTTCCCATCCTAGCATTATTGTGCAAGGTACAAGTACTTTTTTGTTCTCTGCCCTGCTGAAACGCTCCTCTCTGGGCAGGAACTAGATGATGCGCCCACCTCGTTTTTGCTGGGACGGTAGCTTTGGGAAGACTGTAGGCTGCTATGGAAAGTGAGAAatctcagaaactctgggggtgggagaATAGTTCCTCCTTCTCCCACCTGTAATCAGATGAGGCCCATCTGAGTGACAGTGGctggccttccctcccctcctagGGGATCTCCTTAGAGATCTGGATAAGCAGGCAAGATTCAGGCCAGGGTGACACTGTGAATTTTCCAGAACCCTTGTGCAATTCAGGTGTAGAGGGTGGAAGGTGTTCTTGGGGGCGAGTAACTACAGCTGCTGGACTGTTTTTGCTGTTAACGACAGAAGTGTAAGTAATGGGGGTCTGGAGCACTTCTTTACCCGCcctatgctaagtgctttgctTGTGCTAACTCAGTCCTCCTGGCCCTTCTGAGGTTGGGACAGTTGTTAGCTCCTTTTACAGCTCCCCACGCTAGCCACTGcaggccaggattcaaacccaggcaggctTGCTCAGGCTCCCTCGATCTGCTTTGCAGTTTCTGAGCATTTCAAAGTGGGTTCTGGCCTGATGCCCTAACCAGaatggagttggggggggggggtgcttctcATTGGGGTGTTTCAGCACATCTGGCTTCCAGGCCAAAGTGAGCAATCTGGGGAGAGGAAGTTGGTTTCTCAGCACTAGCCCCACCGCTTAATGAAGTTGTGACGTGgaatataaaatctttattacGTCCCCAGACAGATAGTGAATTCCCAGCACCAAAATAACATCACCACAAACTCCTTCAGAGCCCACAGGCAACAGCGTGGCCTCGGCAAGGTCTTCCAGGCCACCAGGTCCaccgttacttttttttttttttttttttttgagagagagagagagagcgagcagtggggctcacccaaagcaggatttgtgctcacccaaagtggggctccaagtcatctgatgcggggctcgaactcacgaaccgtgagatcatgacctcggcggaagtcggatgctaagccgactgagccacccaggcgcccccgttaggcaattattttttaatggggggggggggcgggaagggccCCTTTAAATATTAGCTCCTAAAGTCTCTATTAATGTGTTTActacactctttttaaaaatgtgcgtAGCATGTGACCACTCCGTATTCTGACAGCCTACTCTGTACTGGAAGGACGCTCAAAGGCGCCGTCTACCCCTCTCGTTTCAaaagcccgggtggctcaatcggttgagcttctgacttcggctcaggtcatgatctcacagctcagctcagctcctgagtccaagccccgcgttgggctctgtgccgacagcccggagcctggagcctgcttcagattctgtgtctccctctctctctgcccgtcccccgttcacactctctctctcaaaaataaataaacgttaaaaaaatttaaaaaaaaaaaaaaaaaaagagcccctgGCTGAGGTCCCTGGGAATCCGAGGGGGTCCACCTGCTTGGTCAGGGCTCGTAACCAGTGTTGCCCCCCACAGGCCTGTGTGTGCACCCTGCCTCACCCCAGCCATGGCCCCGGTCAGCATCAACGAGCTCCCCGAGAACATCCTGCTGGAGGTGTTCACGCACGTGCCCGCCCGCCAGCTGCTCCTGCGCTGCCGCCTGGTCTGCAGCCTCTGGCGAGACCTCATCGACCTGGTGACCCTCTGGAAGCGCAAGTGCCTGCGTGAGGGCTTCATCACCGAGGACGGGGACCAGCCTGTGGCCGACTGGAAGATCTTCTACTTCCTACGCAGCCTCCACAGGAATCTCCTGCGCAATCCGTGTGCCGAAggtgggtcgggggggggggctgcccccAGGCCGGTTCCCTCCCCTTTCCCGCCACTCAGGAGGCCTTGTTCACCCTCACGATTCCCACACTGTCTGGAACGTTCTCTCAcacccctcccacactcccctgattcctcattctTCAGGTCTCAGTTCAGACACCTgcccgcgcccccaccccctcccgccccgcatCTATCTATATCACATCCACTCTGTTCAGTTCCTTGATGACACTTTCGTTACCTATAATTACCTTATTTATCTCttggtcgtttttttttttttccccctctgccacAGACTTCAAGGTCCAGACTTCATGGGTCTTGCTTGCCCCTCTCCGCCCAGTGTCCGCAATGATGCCttcacatagcaggtgctcagaaaacgtttgttgaatgaacagacTACACATTCACCGTCCTCTCTTGAGTTCGGTCTAAGCTGCCTAACGTTTCTGGAGGGGCTTCCTCTGCATCAGGCACTGGACTGAGGTCTTCACAAATGTCATTATCCTCCTGTTATCCCTATTACCCAGATGAAGGAAATAAGGATTTCAAGAGGTGACTGCATAATTTGAGGCCCCTGCGTAGCTCTTAATGTTCTCTTATGTCTGCCAGTGGTTTTTTCCCTTCATTGAACACCTACCACATCCCAGGCACCGGGCTTCTTGTTGGGGCTACAGCAGCAATCGACTGAGGCGTAGTTTGTACGCTCGGAACCCCTTTCACGTCGGTTTTCTCTCTTGACCCTCACAAGGATCCCGAGAGTTGACCGAATAAGTAGGTtggctccattttatagatggggagtGCTAGGCCCGTGATGAGCGTCCTACCGGAAAATCCAGAACTGCCCAGTTGCTGGAGCCTGGTCCTGACTGATAAGGGCCCTCGGGCCCCTCTCTGAGGCCCCACAGACAGTGGCCCAGACACCcaatctctctgcctgccccagaTTCCACTCCGAAGCGACCCAGCTGAGCTGCCGGCTCAGCTCACACAGCTTCCACAGAGCCCGCCTGCAGCCTGTGCCTGGCTCAGGCCCACAGCTGGATTTCTGTGTTGTTCCCCTGGTTCTCTACTGGTGGGCCCCGGGGCACCCAGGGAATAGGTGTGGGCTTCTagtagagggaggaagagagcaatTTGGAAAAGCTCCCTTGGTGACTGTTCTGGAAAGCCTTGGTAGAGAAACACTGCTGTTTTTTTAAGGTCCTCTCAGCTCAGTCGGAATGTCTGAACGGGGAGACCGGAACCTGCCAGGCCAACCTGGTGGGGATCACGAGTATGGGGTCACCACATGCCACCAATGCAGAGGACGCCCACCCTCATGGTTATCCCTCCTGGCCTGGGCAGAGGGGGGTCTGAGCTAGCCCAGAAGGTTCCCATGACCTGCcaccaaacccacaaaccagtcCTCGGGCCCCCTTGGATCTCAGTTACATAGCTAGGGTGTCAGGGGAAACGTCAGTCAAGTCAGTGGGCCACGTTGGGACAAACTGACATTAGCCATTAAGAACAGAAGTACCATCACAGGCCCTTCATAACTTCATGTTTTGAGAACTGAAACTTGGGTATTTCCCAGAGCCCTCCAGCAACAGTGTGAACGAAAGGAAGGAAAGGCTAGTTTAGAATTTCTGGTAATACTCTctatttttcccagctttatgCTACAAGTAGAGCCCGTCAGGGACAAGGTGGGACAGGGAGGGTCCCGGATCAGAGCCCACATGGTGGGGACAGGGGGGAATGTGCTGGAGGAAAGGCACTTTGGAGGGGTGCTCGCCTTGAGATGGGAGCTTGAGTAAGCCCAGCCTtatacctccctccctcctgacaGCAGGAGGGAAGGGCCAACTGTACACTTACCCAGGGGAATCTGACCTTGGTCCGTTTCTCCTAGAGGATATGACCTCCTGGCAGATCGATTCCAACGGCGGAGACCGCTGGAAGGTGGAGAGCCTCCCCGGAGACCACGGGACGGACTTTCCCGACTCCAGAGTCAAGAAGTACTTTGTCACATCTTTTGGGTAAGGGACAAACCACCGAGCCGGCAGTGTCGAGGGGGAAGGGGGTCAGGACACCTTTTGCCAAACCTCAAGCTTCAGCGAGGGCCTCTCTCTGCAGCTGGAGGAAGTGGATGCCTAGATCACAGTCCTCAGCGGCCTGGATtcatggtggggggcgggggggggggggcggtgattAGGGTAAGTCAGAGGTATCTTCTGGTTCCTAATCTAGGAATACGAGTTCACCAAGGTGCCCTCTTTGGGACCCTTGGACTGGGGTCACATGCCACCGAGGCACAGGTGGGTCAGACCCCTCCCCCCATGTGTTTCTCATAGGCCAGCACCAGCCAGTGGCCGCGGTCCCACAGCAGCCGGGGGACACTGCTGGGTCCTGGCCACGGCGCACACCCGGGAAATGTCCACCTTTCCTTATGCTCCACAGGATGTGCCTCAAGTCCCAGCTGGTGGACCTCAAGGCCGAGGGCTACGGGGAGGAGCTGCTAGACACGTTTCGGCCTGACATCGTGGTTAAGGACTGGTGAGCAGGGCTCGGGCCGCGCTCTGCgtcctcccctctttcctttctgggaACACCCATAGGCAGTGCCCAGTCTGTGCCTGGCAGTGTCCTGGGGTCGGGGCTGCCCCCAGAGCCGGTGGACCCGGCATTTGCTCATTCAGTGCTTCTGGGCCCTCCTGCCACCCTGCATCGGCACGTGTTAATtccagtttacagatggggagactgaggcccgcAGATAAAGTGTCACCAAACAAGTACTGAAGCAGCAGAGACACCAGGACGCACCCTCCCCGGACTTTGCTCCACGCCTCCCGCCtatctgcctcccctcccccttcgcCGTGCACCCCTCAGCTCTTTCCCAGGCTCCTGCTCGGCACCCAGAGCTCTGCAAGACTCTGGCTTGGCCCAAAGCAGCAGGGGCAGGACCCCAATTCCAGCCAGGCCCTAGGCCGCCACTCAAAGCATCACggatggggctggaggggcaTCCAAAGCTGCAGAGGGGTGGACAGCCAGAGGGTGAGCTCCATACCAGCCCCTGTCACACAGGCCACCCCTTAAATCTCCCACCACATCTCCAGTCTGATCCATGATAACGTACAGGTGACACAGCTCCCGCAGCCCAGGCCTTGATCCGTAAGGACTCTTTTGCTGTGTTAAAGGGACATCAGCACAGGATACCCAAAAGGGATGCTGCTTTGCTCCACTGCCCCAAGGGCACAGTAGGGCCCAGGGAGCAGTGAAACCAGCGGGGCctcaggggcagagcagggaaatCCAACTCAGA from Panthera leo isolate Ple1 chromosome C1, P.leo_Ple1_pat1.1, whole genome shotgun sequence encodes the following:
- the FBXO6 gene encoding F-box only protein 6; its protein translation is MAPVSINELPENILLEVFTHVPARQLLLRCRLVCSLWRDLIDLVTLWKRKCLREGFITEDGDQPVADWKIFYFLRSLHRNLLRNPCAEEDMTSWQIDSNGGDRWKVESLPGDHGTDFPDSRVKKYFVTSFGMCLKSQLVDLKAEGYGEELLDTFRPDIVVKDWFAARADCGCTYHLRVQLASADYIVLASFEPPPVTIDQWNNAKWTEVSYTFSDYPPGVRHILFQHGGKDTQFWAGWYGPRVTNSSIVISPKMTRNLAPCTAQPETTEG